GTAGCCAGCAGGGTCAAATTCCAACTCATCATCATAGTCATCTGGGCCCGCCACAAACCTGTGCTCAGAGGGTTGTTGGCCTTGAACCCAATCGTATCGGAATTGCCTGGCCATCTCAACCCTGATCTGCTTGGTGTTGGCCTGATACTCCTCGTCCCTATTACGTGTGGCATCCATCAGTTCTTTTTAAGGCGGTCAACCTCCATCCGTACAATGCTTTGCCGCTTCTCAGGTTTCGTAGTTCGTCCCGTTGCTGTTCAAGCTCAGTCTCACATTCCTTAATACGATTCCCGCTAAGTTCGAAGGTTGCCGTTTTTTCGCATATCTCACGGTTCAAAGCCTGAAACCTCACCATTTGCGCGTTGCGAAGACCAACCATCTACGAGAAGTTAAAAGTGTGCATTAAACAAGCAACTATTATAAGGCATGGCAATTGGATGATACCAGCACAAATCCCAAACGTACCACATTCAAGCACTGTGATTGGTAGCCCCACATCTGTTCATCAGTCATGGTCATGAAATCATTCTCACCTAGTGAGCTAGAGGAAGTGGGGGCATGAGGGACTTGCTAAGGCCGGGATGGAGTACTCGAAGCAGATACATTAGGTGAGCCCAAACCCAAGATGACCTGTGAAGCATGGCGAGATTTCTTCGCAGACCCGGAGAGCTCGGGCTCTTTTCTTGGTCTCCTTTCGCTACGACCCGGGACCGACAATGAGCGTGGCGTTGACATATCTGACTAAACAAACTCAGACCCGAATACGCAGTCCTAGGAGCTGCTGTGTTGAGCTAACTCAACCTCCCTTTCTTGAAAGCTGGCCTGGATACGAGACTCTGAATCTTCAGTGCAACAACGGTCAACGTCGACGGAGCAAATGTCTTTGAACAAGTTTATTCCACGCAAGCTTGGATTAGCTAAACTGAATGGGAGGTAAGTCGCCGAACGATGAGCAATGGAGAGACGGATGAGAGTAGCAGGGTCAAGAAAGCGTGTGATATCCCACCCTCGACCAGCTAAGTTCTCCTCCAACCAAGTGATCCGGTCCTCAGAAAGGAGACACCTTTTGTCCGACGGAAGTACTGCAAAAAGGAGGTTAGTTAGACCTGCAAAAACACAATAAGCTGTATTTCAAAGACATAAATATGTATGCCAGGTTTTCGGCCAAACTCCAACGGGATAGGCATGTTAGACATCTCAGGTGCCGCCTACTCCCCAGTGATTAAGAGAGGTTGGTTTTTCCAGTACTTGGTGGAAATGGGCTTACAAGTAAATACCTTTTTACCAGACCCGGACGTAAAAAAGAAGTAGTGACTTTCCCCCCTAACACAAGCCAAGTCGTAAAGGTAAATGAAATCCTTAAAACTAAGGGACACACCCCATTTCAAACCGACGGCTAGAAACCCAGATATGAGAATGTAAGAATTCGGATTTAGCTGCATGGGGTGAAGGCCTAGGAAGAACAAGAGCATATGAAAAAGGGGGTAGAGTGGAAACCTAACATACTCTAAATGGGCCGGCGAGAGAATTAAGGAACTCCGAGGGATATGGCACCGGTGTACATATCTAACCCCAAAGGCAGAGGATCGATCCCCACGTCATCGGGAACACATCCTTTAGTGCGAGCCTTAAGTATCTCATAGTTCGGTGGGACACTACCGGACTTGGGCCAAATCTCGTGGTTCAACATGAAAATAGCAAAGATGAAAATATTACTTACTAGGTAGTGGCAAGAACAAGAACCCTTTGGCGGAGTTCTCAAACGTTTATATGTGaagaacaaaagcaaagtgTATACGGTTTTATAGGTGAGTGCATCTTTATCAATCAGCCTTTTTATAATAGGGGAAGAATTGGGAAAATAATTCACAGAAGTCACGGGAAGAGGtttttcaaaagcaaagaTAAGGTTCGCACAGACGGCTCGGATATTTGCCTTAGGCTTTGGCAACAAAGCCTGGCTTGACATGACCAATCAGAATTATTTTTACCCAGAGCATGCGCTTCTTCACATAAAGCTGCATGCGCTTCGACAAAAGACAAGTGAGAGCAACAGATGTAAGCAATAAGTGATGCAAAGTAGTAAGTACACCTACAGAGCAAGGTTTGTTCACCCCCTCATGCAAAAACTAGATCGTGGACCGCTTGGGAGtcggcaaaaaaaaaaaaaaaaaaagtctgtGAATACCTCGGGTCGATTGAGAAACCTAAGGCCCACGGGTGAGGAAGGACAGCTAAGGAGTTTTTGGGGCCCGTAGGGACAGCTCAagcatgcaaaaaaaaaatcatcatgaACACCTTGGGTCGGTTGAGAAACCGGAGGTGCACGGGTCCAGAAGGATAGCTAAAGGGTTTTTAGGCCTGCGCTGACGGCTCAAacgcaagaaaaaaaagtgcGTGAACACCTTTGGTCGGTCGAGAAACCGAAGGTGCATGGTTCTGGAAGGACAGCTAAGGGGTTCTGGGCTCGCGCGAACGACTCAAacgcaaaagaaaaagagaagaagaaaaccaaaaaaaaaaaaagtgcgtGGACACCTTAGATCAATTGAAGAACCAAAGGCGCATGGGTTTGGAAGGTGAGCTCATGAATATTGGAATCCATTTGAGATCAGCTAGCAAAGAGCATGGGGCCCACCGGATTAGCAAAAACTCAAAGTCAAGGGGATGGGATCGGCCAGGAGAGAGAAACTAAGAGACATAACACCTGAGGATGGGATCAGCCAGGAGAGAGAAACCAAGAATTATGGGACCCACCGTTGGCAAACACTCAAAGCCAAGGGGATGGGATCGGCCAGGAGAGAGAAACTAAAGCACATGACACCTGGGATGGGATCAGCCAGGAGAGAGAAACCAAGAATTATGGGACCCACCGAATTGGCAAAAACTCAAAGCCAAGGGGATGGGATCTGCCAGGAGAGAGAAACTAAAGCACATGATATCTGGGGATGGGATCAGCTAGGAGAGAGAAACTAAAGCACATGACACCTAGGGATGGGATTAGCCAGGAGAGAGAAACCAAGAAGTATGGGACCCACCGCGTTGGTAACAGCTCAAAACCAAGCGCACCACAATTGGGGTCGGTCAGCCAAGAGGAAAATGCCCAGGGCCCCACCAGATCAGCAAAGGCGCAGaaatccaaaataaataaaagggcCCACTTGCACATGGATCGACTGTCCGCACTTGGATATACCACATAGGGGTAACAGTTCAtagttggaacttgaaaaGTTAGCAACGTGCATGAAAGTCCACATTTGAATATTTCACATGCAAGGTGCGAAGGCAACATGCATGGGTTGGTGATAAGCCAATAGGAATCATGTTTTTGGGCTTGACCAGCAAGCCCAAGGGAAAAGGTATGGCCTATTTAGGCTCAGCCATGAGCCCATCCGGATGACATGTGCTCAACCAAAAGAAACCCTGTTCCAAAATCCCACTTAGATCATTTTTCCCTCTCCACTGCGAAGAGTGTAGAGAGGAAAAAAGGGGGGTACTGTGGGGACCAAATCTCATTTGTCGTGGCTTAACCCATATGCCACAACCAAAAGAAGTGGGATGATCGAGCTTCCCTCCCACTAGAGAAGTGTGGAGCGAGGGAGACGCAAATCACTCATCTGATCCCACTACAACTCATCTGATCTCACTGCCATGAAGTGGGGGACGGGATGCGCAAGGCTAGGAAAGCATGGCCAAACCCAAGAACTCGAAACGCTATAAAAACCCGACTAGACCTCCAGCCAAAGGGGGACAAAAATTGAGTTAAATACTAAAAGTACGCTGCGCAAATACTGACTTGAGCATCGGAGTGATTTTTGCAGGTACTCACCCCTCTTCCATCGTTCGACCTCGGGAATAAAGTCTGGTGAGTTCTCTTTTGACCAAGGAAGCGTGCGGACTTCAGTCAAGAACCTGTTGAGGTATTTCTTCTTGAAAGAAATCCTGCTCCAACATTTACCGAAAGTAAGATTTGATTAACTTCAACTTTAAAAAGCTTCTCTCTACAGAGGCAACTGTGACCGGTATagttaacaaaattttgtaaGCAATCCATGCATTTGGGAAACAACTATATGCTACTATAACAACTCGCTCATGcctgtattttatttatttaggctaacttttcttttctgctgCCATTCAACTAGGTTAATTGACTTAAGCTATaagtataaataataattggtcCTTTATTGAGTTTCCACTtttgaagtgaaaaaaaaaaatgcaagattCTTGTGATACACGCACACTTTGATAAAATTGGGTGATATTAAATTGGTCATTCATAAAGAAAATTCCCAATCCCACTTAAATAAGGAATTGTGCAAGCCCTATTAAAACCCaattaaataaagagaagaactCCCAATTAAAACCCAATTACAGAAGGAATTATAGAAGCCATTTTAAAAGCCCACGAAATGGCCTAgcagtttcctttttttgtttttttaaaaccatggTCCAAAACAACGTCGTTTTGGTGGCCAGTCGtatttatattgttttccACTTGTCTGtagggatggcaaaaatcCCCACGGGGACGGGTCCCCAACCCTAACGGGGGGGAGATTTCGGGACCAAATGGATATCGGGTACGAGGATCcccgaacttgaaaaatccccGACAGGTATGGggaggggatggtattggAGTTCCTATCCCCGAACCCAacccgaaaatatatatgtttatttttaaataaataaatacataattataatatttatatttaacttTACGTTAACCTCCCTCTCCTAATACTTCCTGATCttctttggaatttcatattgaagtgattttgaatagttgggttgaactttatagttaatttggatgtgttggatgataaattaatatgaaacttaatgttaaaatgtatgataaaaaaaaaatttatgcaaaaaaaatcgGGGATTCGGGGATGGTATGGGGGATAGTCTCCCGACGGGGACGGGGACGGGGACGGGAATTCCCCGAAACCTATTAAACGGGGATGGGTTCAGAGACGAGGGCAGGAATGGAGAGTGGGGACAaggatggtattgtcatacccAGCGCTTACCCAACCTGTTGCCAACGTTTTCGGAGAATGTTTTCTTAGAATATTTtcaaagaatgaaaacaagaaaacgaaTTCGCATTTTCAGGAAATAAAAATGTGTCTAgtaaattaattagaaaaacatcttcagaaaataaaaacaataaaaacatgtCTGGTAGtacaatttgaaataataatatgtaagttatttttatgaaaacgtTTCTCATGAGAatgaaaataacttttttctgtttgttaCAAGTACACATgaacttgttttcattttatgaaaacattctcagtgttttctgtttttgggccACCGAACGTGTTTTTGCCTCATTTTTGTtctctgaaaatgaaaacaacccCTTAAAACGTTACTGAACGGGAccttaatttctaatttcttaacaccttCTGGAGTGTTAAAGTCATAGCAAACTATATGTTTGTGCACACTACTAGAAAACCATGGTATAAACGACAATTTTGTGTTATCTGGCCAATTCGTGACCAATACTCTTTAATCACATGTTATATGTGGTCAACATAAATATAGACCACATGTAATCTATGATTAATAAGTCCGTTTTCTAATAGTGTGCGTTTTGGTAAGTTTGTTTGAGGCTTTTTGAACAGAAAGAGAACTGCACAATATTCATATCATGATGGGAAATTACTCAGCATAACTTTATACAAAAATTATCTACTTTGGCATCACCATTTAACTTTTCAGAATAGCTTGAAGCAATAATGATACACtccctaaaataaaatgaagggCAGAACATCAAAATTTAGGTTTCTTACTAAAATTTGAACATCAAAAGGTGTTTCTTAAGGTCTGTCGTCATCATTGGAGCTGGAATTTATGGAAGCACTTCCACCAATATTGTCTGAGTGAAGCTTCCAGGTTTCTCTTCTTCAAACAGTTTTTTGTCATCGCTCACACCTGTCACCAACaaaggaataaaaaaattggattaTTCTCAGCCTATATCGAAGCATCGGTATGTTTCTTATGTCGATGCAACCCAAAACTCTTTGATACCCTCCTCCATGCATTTAATTTGTGACACATCATCACTACCAAAATCATGATACTTCTTTAATGAAGAaatattgttataaaataaaaataaaaatctctaTGCATTGAATTTGTGCCACCTCAGTATAACTACAAAAATCTTGATACTTCTAACTCAAGTTTTCTTCTGGGAGATCATCTAAGTCAAGGTAAGAGGACATTCTTTTTATTATCTGAATATTCCCATTAAATGAATTAAAAAGTTTATATATAGGGAAAAACGATAATTATATTCATAAATTAGACACAAAAATCATTAGTCACaaagacaaatataaataCCTACAAAGGAGTAATATAAATGTGAAAGCATGTAGTAACCACAAAGGGTTAATCTAGATATAGGCCACATAAGGCCAGAAAAACTTTAGCATAAAAACTCCAAGCTATACATGAATCGCATCATTCAAATCTACCAATACAGCTACAACTTTTAAACTCTCatcaataccaaaaaaaacaagttgagGCTAGAACAATCAAGccaaatgagaaaaaaaaaaaaaaaaaaacagcaacACAAAGCCAACATAGCCACTATTACCGCTTCTATCTCCGCCACCACAATCGTCGTTGCCACTTTGAAGACTGAGAACACCACCAAGATTGCAACCAAGAGCTAAAAACATATCTAACCACCAAAATCACATATCCAAGCACACATATGGGTAacctaaaaagaaacaaacaatatgTAATTCACTTAACAACTTTATAAAATGCATCAAAACATCACATAAATATCACTTGTCTTACATTTTTCGATGCAAAAATatcagttaattttacataatCAAGTTTTTACTATGTCTTTTTCAATAGATAACATAGCTAAGTCATTCAATCTTTCTTGTGACATAATTGACCGAATGTAAGATTTGATCAACTTCAACTTTGAAAAGCTTCTCTCTACAAAGGCAACTGTGACCGGTATAGTTAACAAAATTGTGTAAGCAATCCATGCATTTGGGAAACAACTATCTGCTATAGCAACTCGCTCATCCctgtattttatttctttaggcTAACTTTTCTTTACTGCTTATAgcttaaataataattgtttGGTTTCcactttttggttttggagtgaataattggggtttttttttcaaacaataCTTGGGCCTAACATAATATCCTAATATTAATAtagtacaattttttttaaaagtaaataaactaaataataggtaaattttatttttctaaaatctGTTTTGTGGTCTTTTTGGTGGTTTTCTCATTGTTCTTGTGTTTACCTTTTTGTTgcatttaatttgtatttattttatattaaatttattaaaaattagtttatAAAGTTATTATGAACTAGCATAATTTACATAATTtaatgtgtatttttatttctaaaaatatatataaattgtaAGTTGAAACTTCTTCTGTATCGTATaagtatttttcataaaactttTTTCCTCTTGACTCTGGAAACTTAACTACGTATGCATGCACTGTCACGAAGACTCCACGCGTTTCTTCCAACTTCTATATCATGCACTATGCACTATGCACTATGCACTATGCACGCACcatgtgtgtgtatgtatataGCTAGCCATAAATAACCTACCTATCAACCTATAATCGAGCAACCTCAAGCAAAgactcaaagaaaaaaatggtttACTCTGAGCGAAGAACCCTTACTATTCTTATGCTTCCATGGCTAGCTCACGGCCACATATCTCCCTTCCTAGAGCTTGCCAAGAAGCTTACCTCTAAGAGAAATTTCCACATCTTTATTTGTTCCACACCTGTAAATCTCACCTCCATCAAGCCAAAACTCTCTCCAAAATACTCTCATTGCATTGAATTTGTGGAACTTCATCTTCCGCATGATGATTTGCCTGAACTCCCACCTCAGTACCACACCACCAATGGCCTCCCTCCCCATCTCATGTCCACTCTCAAAAGGGCCTTCGATATGTCCAGCAATAACTTCTCCACCATCCTCACAGCCCTAAAGCCAGATTTGCTCATATATGATTTTCTTCAACCATGGGCACCCTCTCTAGCTTCGTTGCAAAATATTCCATCCGTCGAGTTCATCACCACCAGTGCTGCCTTGACCTCATTTAGTGTTCACCATCTCAGGAACCCTATTGACaagtttccttttccttcGATCTATCTTCGGGATTACGAAGctaaaaaattcaacaatcTCTTAGAATCTTCATCAAATGGCATCAAGGATGGAGACCGCGTACTGCAATGCAGTGATCTATCTTCTGGCATCATTTTGGTGAAGACATCTAGAGAGATTGAAGCAAAATATGTTGATTATCTCTCTGGTTTAATGGGGAAGAAGATCGTGCCAGTTGGTCCGCTTGTTCAAGAGCCAATGGATCTAAAAGTTGATGAGGAAACATGGATCATGAAATGGCTGAACAAAAGGGAAAGGTCTTCGGTTGTGTATGTTTGCTTTGGGAGTGAGTACTTTTTGTCCAGGGAGCAAATAGAAGAGCTAGCTCATGGGTTAGAACTTAGCAAAGTTAGCTTTATTTGGGTTATAAGATTtccaaaggaagagaaaggtAACAGGGTTGAAGAGGTGTTACCAGAAGCGTTTTTAGAGAGGGTGGGAGAGAAGGGAGTGATAGTGGAGGGTTGGGCCCCGCAGGCGAAAATATTGAATCATTCTAGTGTCGGTGGGTTTGTGAGTCACTGTGGATGGAGCTCAGTGTTGGAGAGCATCAAGTTTGGTGTTCCAATTATAGCCATGCCTATGCATCTTGACCAGCCAATTAACTCTAGACTAGTAGAGGAAGTGGGTGTTGGAGTGGAGGTTAAGAGAACAGCAGAAGGCAgtttagaaagaaaagaggtaGCAAAGGCGATCAGAGATGTGGTGGCGAAGAAAATTGGAGAGGGAGTGAGAAAAAAGGCATTGGAAATAAGAGACaacatgaaaaacaaagaggatGAAGAGATTAATGGGGTGGTGGAGGAATTGATGCAACTTTGTACCTAAACGTGTAGGATGATTATTATTGTGAGTTGCTCTCGTCGGTGTATAAAAATcaatgttggatttcactacTTTCAAGTGTTGTTCGTTTTCTTTGTACGTAGTTTGAAACATGTTGACCATTCAATACTCTTTCTAATGATTTTGAATGCTCACATCAGCTTATGTATGTATGTTTGAATTCTCGCGTCAGGATTGTATATGTATGTAGACATAGGATGTATTtgagaataaattttttgaatattatctcttaattaTCCTAGGAAGAAATTAAGTTGACTGGTAGTTCTTAGTATTTTTAAGTTATTAGAAGTGTGGTTGTATATTATAATTAGAAGGACGAGATAGCCTAGCACGATTAGATAGAGTATAATCCAATCGAAACAACCATATAGTCCAATTCAGGTTTTTTTAAGGCCACCAAATATTTTAACCAGGATTATGCTTATTTGGGGATTGAGTGAATGATGTGAATTGTTCATACGTAAAATCATAATTATTGATACGGGCCTTTTCCGGACCTATAATTCTGCCCACCAAATAAGCAGTAGCTGAACAAACCTTAACATATATTTGTGGTAATTGCGGCACAAATGCTGAGTGACTACACAATTCAAATCATAGTCTATTAATAAATATCTCATTAGGTAAAAATttaagagtgctgctaaacgaactttaaaattaactgagtacaccttaTTACTACAAgagtatttattgaattactaatttaccctaatataaaattaccaaaaaaaatatatgaaattgtgaaataaatataattttaaaatacacCCTACTCACCATAGTAAATCCTCATCAAACCTAATTTATGGAGACATAATCACATCATATCTtgttgcatttttattttatttttttacaaaaaattttGTGCATTTGATTCTAAGCAATTGCGAATCCTTGCCTGTTATGATAGATATGTTCTTGGCTTACACATGTGCTATTTAAAACTGAGTCAAAAGGTCCATGTCGTCCCAATTGCAAATCACGCCACGAAACTGGCCCagatttgcatatttatttattgggcTCAAAGTATTAACTTATGAATATTTGCCTATGAggtaaaaataaataggagTTAAATTATAATGATTCACATGGGAAACCTtgcataatgaaaataaaataaaataaaaataaaaattttggaaaatgagAACTAGTGATGCAGCCCCATAAAGTGATTTCGAAAATAGAAGcatatttcaaaaactgtTTGAAAACCTCATATTCATAAGTCATGAACACTCTCAGACAAACCAAAGAGCAAAATGGTGCGAAggaaagagatgagagattaaaACTTTGATATACAAAGCTATGTTcagattttctaaaaaagaagtagctttcaaaataaaatttagaaaactcATTTCTATGTCATGAACACTCTCAgacaaatcaaagaaaaaaccaagttttccaaaatggtgaaaatgaaagagatgagagatgaaaACTTAGTATCCCTAACAAAAGTTTGAGAAATGAAACTTCAATGAAAGCCCAAAAGGAATTCAAGAACCCGTGAACTCTTCTCCCAAAaagcaaaaccaaatttatGTACAATCTCTCACTAGAACTCTTTTTCTCTATCTAAAAGCCCAtatgaaaaatgtaaaatGAGAGAGTTGGTGAGTCCAACCTAGCCCCAGCCTTTTTGGCATGTCAAAAGGACACTGGCAGCCAATGATTGGACTTATAATAAGCAAAATCACGTGCCTTGATTAAAAATCTTGTGCTGGAAATACTTAGCCtatatgactagtcatctagACAAAGTATTGTGATGTAGATGCTGATTTTCCTAATGATGCCCATTATGAATGAACACAGTCCAGCTCCTCGCCGGCGCccgccccccccccccctcccaCTTTTTAAAAGCCTGGTccaaaataacgtcgttttgGTGAAgatggttttatttatttatttatttttattaaggCTCACTGGGTGCTGGGTGTTGAGTGATGAACACTATAATGCATGTGATGCATACATAAAAATGTTACCTTCATTGAGCTTGATTGCATTGGGAAATTATGAAGTTGATCTCAGCCACAGTAGTCAACTTTGCACTAACTTGAACTAACCTAAATTCTTTGAGCTTGATCATACGTGTGAGACTACATGTTTGTCAAGAAAACCTAAAAACATTAgctaaacaaaaccaaacaactTCCTAGGCCTTGCCAGGCTAGCAAGC
Above is a window of Prunus persica cultivar Lovell chromosome G2, Prunus_persica_NCBIv2, whole genome shotgun sequence DNA encoding:
- the LOC18785219 gene encoding beta-D-glucosyl crocetin beta-1,6-glucosyltransferase is translated as MVYSERRTLTILMLPWLAHGHISPFLELAKKLTSKRNFHIFICSTPVNLTSIKPKLSPKYSHCIEFVELHLPHDDLPELPPQYHTTNGLPPHLMSTLKRAFDMSSNNFSTILTALKPDLLIYDFLQPWAPSLASLQNIPSVEFITTSAALTSFSVHHLRNPIDKFPFPSIYLRDYEAKKFNNLLESSSNGIKDGDRVLQCSDLSSGIILVKTSREIEAKYVDYLSGLMGKKIVPVGPLVQEPMDLKVDEETWIMKWLNKRERSSVVYVCFGSEYFLSREQIEELAHGLELSKVSFIWVIRFPKEEKGNRVEEVLPEAFLERVGEKGVIVEGWAPQAKILNHSSVGGFVSHCGWSSVLESIKFGVPIIAMPMHLDQPINSRLVEEVGVGVEVKRTAEGSLERKEVAKAIRDVVAKKIGEGVRKKALEIRDNMKNKEDEEINGVVEELMQLCT